In Mercurialis annua linkage group LG5, ddMerAnnu1.2, whole genome shotgun sequence, a single genomic region encodes these proteins:
- the LOC126681369 gene encoding probable FBD-associated F-box protein At1g32375: MDYLSELPHEILESIFSHLSIKEAAATSILSRRWRHLWKNIDYPILDIDLAALISISSYHNLGSLRVRSEIPRLVSTILDQHQGSTIHELKIRFPYHYLAQFLGKIDARSLVCWIKTAFKKKVKNLFLQLNTLGGESITNACSFHTLPSSFSSLVSLHLVALHSLYSQTLIDYFLLNSPLLEVLFIRRCCGLTNLKISCLKLKHFTLTDTSTECLEISAPNLKSFNFRHKFQPTISFKNVPSLKHISLEGFDSYQFIVSNLNSILDLLTQLDSLALTILGRAYITSSPIINFPILKNLKQLHLSVNCYSDLVNTLTPLLQAPPELLKVSLINLKNGVYPYARWEAALNSRYQCLEVVEIVRFVGSDEEIEFAGYLAENAASLQKIIVHAHESVHSDGLLRLERRLLSSVELHII; this comes from the coding sequence ATGGATTATCTAAGCGAATTGCCGCACGAAATCCTTGAGAGTATATTCTCGCATTTGTCGATAAAAGAAGCAGCAGCAACGAGCATTCTCTCCCGCAGGTGGAGACACTTATGGAAAAACATTGATTATCCTATTCTTGACATTGACCTTGCAGCTTTAATCTCCATCTCCTCGTACCACAATTTAGGTTCACTGCGAGTAAGAAGTGAAATTCCCCGTTTAGTGTCGACCATCTTGGATCAACATCAAGGCTCAACCATACATGAACTCAAAATTCGTTTTCCTTATCACTATCTTGCTCAGTTCTTGGGCAAAATCGATGCACGCTCATTAGTTTGTTGGATTAAGACGGCCTTTAAAAAGAAAGTTAAAAATCTTTTTTTACAGTTGAACACATTGGGTGGTGAAAGTATTACCAATGCTTGTTCATTCCATACACTTCCTTCTAGTTTCAGTTCGCTCGTATCTCTTCACCTTGTAGCTTTACATTCTTTATATTCTCAAACATTGATCGactattttttattgaattctcCACTTTTAGAGGTATTGTTCATTCGAAGGTGCTGTGGCTTAACAAACCTGAAAATTAGCTGTCTAAAGCTAAAACATTTTACTTTAACAGATACCTCTACTGAATGTCTTGAAATATCAGCACCAAATCTTAAATCTTTCAACTTTAGACACAAGTTTCAGCCAACCATctcgtttaaaaacgttccgtCTCTCAAACATATATCTCTGGAGGGATTCGACTCTTACCAGTTTATAGTAAGTAATCTAAATTCTATTTTGGATTTGCTAACTCAGCTTGACTCGCTCGCATTGACAATACTAGGCAGGGCCTACATAACTTCTAGTCCTATCATAAACTTTCCTATCCTGAAAAATCTCAAGCAATTACACCTCTCAGTCAATTGTTATTCTGATTTAGTCAACACTCTTACTCCATTGCTACAAGCTCCGCCGGAGTTGCTTAAAGTATCGCTCATCAATTTGAAAAATGGGGTTTATCCGTATGCAAGGTGGGAAGCAGCGCTGAATTCACGTTATCAATGTCTTGAGGTGGTGGAAATAGTCAGATTTGTAGGTTCTGACGAAGAGATAGAATTCGCTGGTTACTTAGCTGAGAATGCTGCTTCACTCCAGAAGATAATAGTACATGCTCATGAATCAGTCCATTCAGATGGGTTGCTTCGATTGGAACGTAGGCTACTTTCATCTGTAGAGTTACACATAATTTAG
- the LOC126680449 gene encoding uncharacterized protein LOC126680449 — protein sequence MATTACFIIVSRNDIPIYEAEVGSAAKREDAAQLHQFILHAALDIVQDLAWTTSAMFLKSIDKFNDLVVSVYVTAGHTRFMLLHNPHNDDGIKSFFQDVHELYIKTLLNPLYLPGSRITSSHFDTKVRALARKYL from the exons ATGGCGACGACAGCTTGTTTTATAATAGTAAGCCGAAACGACATTCCGATATATGAAGCTGAAGTTGGATCTGCTGCTAAA AGAGAAGATGCTGCTCAGCTGCATCAGTTTATTTTACACGCAGCTCTCGATATTGTTCAGGATCTCGCTTGGACCACCAGTGCAAT GTTCTTGAAATCAATTGACAAGTTCAATGATCTGGTTGTCTCAGTTTATGTTACTGCTGGT CATACGAGATTTATGCTACTTCATAACCCTCACAATGATGATGGAATTAAGAGCTTTTTCCAGGATGTTCATGAGCTTTACATCAAG ACTCTTCTGAATCCTCTCTACTTACCTGGCTCCCGCATCACATCATCACATTTTGATACTAAAGTTCGTGCACTTGCAAGAAAGTATCTGTAA